In the Pseudochaenichthys georgianus chromosome 1, fPseGeo1.2, whole genome shotgun sequence genome, one interval contains:
- the LOC117446192 gene encoding volume-regulated anion channel subunit LRRC8C produces MIPVGEFKNFGVDQNSKYRVLKPWWDVFSEYLCVAMLMLGVFGCTLQLTQDKIACLPSHFTSPTPEAIDCSHLGSYRENETSKQTLVKPTKPILQEVSGRKNNLDIHQYVFVNHYCYERFVHWYAKYFPYLVVIHTMIFMVASSFWFKFPGTSSKIDIFVTILGKCFDSPWTTRALSEVSEERGEEKLVNWRRNTISKDPPERRADDDETVVLLRSASVKSNPEKKSMELQSAASVLDKKEGEQAKALFEKVKKFRTHVEEADILYVMYVLQTSLKVFKFLIIIIYTAVLVPNIEIVVRCYVPPELTGFDIFCCNHNKAHLFSKLAYCYICFVGVFGLLCIYTLYWQFHRPLKEYSFEQVRLETGINDIPDVKNDFAFLLHLVDQYDALYSKRFAVFLSEVSESHLYQLNLNYEWTTKKLRSRLTKNAKNQLELHLLMLPGLPDTVFEITEVESLKLEQVKNVTIPASVAKLESLRELSLIFCPAKLHLPALNHLKAHLKVLCLDFESLDEIPMWMYTLQSLEELHLNGPLTNELSKSASLDSLRELRALRVLSLRSNLTKIPPSVVDVALQLQHFCIYNEGVKLQAFSSLKKLTNIVSLELVGCELERIPSAVFSLNNLQELDLKENKLSTVEEILSLQHCRRLVTLKLWHNKIAYIPEHISKLHTLETLDISWNKLRKLPSRLFYCTKLRHLDVSHNQLTSLPPEVGILQGLQFFSAAFNSLEALPEELFSCKRLKTLALGNNCLSYLSSRVSSLVQLVRLEVKGNRLESLPVEIGECPLLSLSGLIVEDNLLDLMPSDVRSRLTSSS; encoded by the coding sequence CTCACTCAAGACAAGATTGCATGCCTGCCCAGCCACTTCACCAGCCCGACGCCTGAAGCCATAGACTGCAGCCACCTCGGGAGCTACAGGGAGAACGAGACGTCCAAGCAGACGCTCGTCAAACCTACGAAGCCCATCCTCCAGGAAGTGTCCGGTCGCAAAAACAACCTGGACATCCACCAGTATGTGTTTGTCAACCACTACTGCTACGAGAGGTTCGTCCACTGGTACGCAAAGTACTTCCCATACCTCGTTGTGATCCACACCATGATCTTCATGGTCGCAAGCAGCTTCTGGTTCAAGTTCCCTGGGACATCTTCCAAGATTGACATCTTTGTTACCATCCTTGGGAAGTGCTTTGATTCTCCCTGGACCACGAGAGCCCTGAGTGAGGTTTCTgaggaaagaggagaggagaaactgGTCAATTGGAGGAGGAACACCATCTCAAAAGATCCCCCAGAACGACGAGCAGATGATGATGAGACTGTGGTGCTTCTTCGCTCCGCCTCTGTCAAGTCGAATCCGGAAAAGAAAAGCATGGAGCTCCAGTCGGCCGCCTCTGTCTTGGATAAGAAGGAAGGAGAGCAGGCCAAAGCTCTGTTTGAAAAGGTGAAGAAGTTCAGGACTCATGTAGAGGAAGCAGACATCTTGTATGTCATGTATGTGCTACAAACGTCACTTAAAGTCTTCAAGTTTCTAATAATCATCATCTACACTGCAGTGCTGGTACCAAACATTGAGATCGTAGTGCGCTGTTATGTTCCCCCCGAGCTGACTGGGTTTGATATCTTTTGCTGTAACCACAACAAAGCCCATCTTTTCTCCAAGCTTGCTTACTGCTATATCTGCTTTGTGGGCGTGTTTGGACTTCTCTGCATCTACACGCTgtactggcagttccacagacCTCTGAAGGAGTACTCCTTTGAGCAGGTCCGCCTGGAGACGGGCATTAACGACATACCGGACGTGAAGAATGACTTTGCGTTCCTCCTGCACCTTGTGGACCAATATGATGCTCTTTACTCTAAAAGGTTTGCCGTCTTTCTGTCTGAGGTCAGCGAGAGCCATCTCTATCAGTTAAACCTCAACTACGAGTGGACCACCAAAAAGCTGCGTTCACGCCTCACCAAGAACGCCAAAAACCAGTTGGAGCTCCACCTGCTAATGTTGCCGGGTCTCCCCGACACCGTCTTTGAGATTACTGAAGTGGAATCACTCAAACTGGAGCAGGTTAAAAACGTCACCATCCCAGCTAGTGTGGCAAAGCTTGAATCTCTGCGGGAGTTATCGCTGATCTTCTGCCCTGCAAAGCTCCATCTGCCGGCCCTCAACCACCTCAAGGCACATTTAAAGGTCCTGTGTCTGGATTTTGAAAGTTTAGACGAGATTCCCATGTGGATGTACACCCTGCAGAGCTTGGAAGAGTTACATCTGAATGGTCCTTTAACCAATGAGTTGTCCAAAAGTGCCTCTCTGGATTCCCTTCGAGAGCTCAGAGCTCTGAGAGTCCTTTCTCTCCGCTCCAACCTCACTAAGATCCCTCCCAGCGTAGTGGATGTTGCATTACAGCTGCAGCATTTCTGCATCTACAACGAAGGTGTCAAGCTCCAAGCCTTTAGCAGCTTGAAGAAGTTAACCAACATAGTCTCCTTGGAGTTAGTGGGCTGCGAGTTGGAGCGCATCCCAAGTGCCGTCTTCAGTTTGAACAATCTGCAGGAGTTGGACCTGAAGGAAAACAAACTTTCCACTGTGGAGGAGATTTTGAGCTTGCAGCACTGCCGCCGTTTAGTGACACTAAAACTGTGGCACAACAAAATTGCTTACATCCCTGAACATATCAGTAAGCTGCACACCCTGGAGACGCTCGACATCAGCTGGAACAAGCTCCGAAAGCTTCCCTCTCGGCTGTTTTACTGCACCAAACTCAGGCACCTCGATGTCTCCCACAACCAGCTCACCTCTCTCCCTCCTGAAGTGGGCATCCTGCAGGGCCTTCAGTTCTTCTCCGCTGCCTTCAACTCTTTAGAGGCGCTGCCAGAGGAGCTGTTCTCCTGCAAGAGGCTAAAGACCTTGGCTCTTGGAAACAACTGCCTGTCGTATCTCAGCTCTAGAGTTTCCAGCCTGGTCCAGCTGGTACGGCTGGAGGTTAAAGGGAACCGTCTGGAGTCTCTACCTGTGGAGATAGGGGAGTGTCCCCTGCTAAGTCTCAGTGGACTGATTGTGGAGGACAACCTGCTGGATCTGATGCCTTCAGATGTGCGGAGCAGGTTGACTTCTTCTAGCTGA